ttgtGCCTACCCTTTACAAAGGTACAAATCAGAGACATTAATCGAGCAGGTGAAGGATATTTTTTGATATCCTTCCATTGTCTTTAGCTATGTCATTATTGAGCACATCACAACTTCTGGAAGGTGGTAGCAGCAATCACATTTCATCATTGTTCGAGAGGTCTTAACACACGCTTGACGATGGCGTGCTGACCTGCCCTGTATGTTCAAATTCTACACTTTGCTGTTCGTGGTTTTCCCGGTCAATTTCGggaaaagagcagccaatttaaccaccagcctattcttTTTCGCACAAAATCGAATGcttctgaaaagggtcattcgatttcattttaagactagtcaaatgtacttttacgtcattcaatttaacaaaataatcattccaTTTAACAATTTatcgaagctgcattcaaattcgcatgATTTTTTGGGGGCAGTCAATTTTGGAATTTGTGCATtcttaaaaacgcttggttAACTTGTGTTTCCTTACTTATGTTAAAGGCATGCTGTTCATTATTTTTGCACTCTTGAACATAGttatgccaagatgtctggcacGCCAACAGATTGATGGTTGGCGAAAATTTACCCcccaaaaacataaaaaataaatgtaggttttctcggtcaaattcggcaaatgagcagccaatttaattttcatgcgttcgaattaaagctattttgcctctccggtttttactgcgtttcaaattcagaattcggtcattcaatttcgttttgaggcattcaagttcctagcacattcattctttttcatgacacacaatcatcattcaatttagcaaagctggttcgactagagattttgctgatttgatcattttcaatttcgtaaagaggcaatcaatttcgcgGCAAATCAGcaaatctctagtcgaaccagctttgctaaattgtgCGTCATAAGAAAAGAATGGGTGTGCTATGAatttgaatgcctcaaaacgatATTGGATGACCTacttctgaatttgaaacgcagtaaaaaccggagaggcaaagtagctttaattcgaacgcctgaaaattaaattggctgctcattttccgaaattgaccgagaaaacctatattctAATCAGGCCCGCATCCTACCTGCAGTTATTAAAGAATATTGTTACAATGCACGAAGAACATTTCGAATAGGGGCGTAGATAAataattataggttttctcggtcaatagCGGCAAAttagcagccaatttaaccaccaagctattctatttcgcgcgaaatcgaatacTACTGAAAAGGATAactcgatttcgttttatgattggtcaaaatgtaatgttgcgtcattcgatttaacaaaaataatgattcaatatcaaagcagcattcaaattcgcagacgcttcttgaggcgtgtgtgccaCGAAAAAGAATGTAAAATActctaaattgaacagagtgctaaaggaatttgaatcagctcaaaacgaaattggatTGCCGAATTccgaatttgaaacgcagtaacaactgagGAGACAAAACAGCTTCAACTCGAACGCACGAAAATAAAATGGCTGCTTATTTTCTGAAttcgaccgagaaaacctatatgaCAACATAGTGCGAACAAAACATCGGCCTAATTTCCCAATAAAAGCATAAAACACAAATCcatttcatgtaggcctaaggTAAGCAAAAACGACATCTCATTGCCTTCTCGGTGAGGAATCGAGTCAGCAAGGTACAATAATCACAATCGGAACTCAATCACGGAGCCTCAATCACATGTGAAAATTGCCAAACAAGAACCCGCAAGTAGGCCTACGCCAGCAATTATTGGCCATTACagtttagtaaaacaaataaaagtcagacggccaactcacaactacgacggccaacccacaactacgacggccaactcacaactccgacggacaactcacgactccgacggccaactcacaactccgacggacaacccacaactctgACGGCCCAACTAACAattccgacggacaacccacaactccgacggcccaacgcACAACAGTACTCCGAAGGCCCAACTCataactccgacggcccaactcacaactccaacggaggctgtcctctatggaacaccatagtCCTCTATGGGACATCATAACAACTAGTTagtgaacaaattgttcaaGGTTCGTTATTTgaagtgcctatggtatcagtcttcaagattctggtcttaaaaattaattttttatcataacgaagggtacaaattcttttcaaatagttttaaagtcaaccgctatgcattatattgtgcgcattttcattgaaaatagcatatattcctgtggttaattcacaactaattagtggaccaatttttgacgcttcgttattttgagtgcctatggtatcagtctttaagattctggtcttaaaaattaattttatatcttaacgaagcgtacaaattctttttaaatagtttttaagtcaaccgttgtgcgcattttcattgaaagtagcataatttatattcctgtggttaattaacaactaattagtggaccaatttttgacgcttcgttattttgagtgcctttggtatccgtcttaaagattctggttaaaaaaaattattttatatcataacgaagggtacaaattcttttcaaatagtttttaagtcaaccgttgtgcgcattttcattgaaaatagcatatattactgtggttaattaacaactaattagtggaccaatttttgacgcttcgttattttgagtgcctatggtatcagtctttaagattctggtctttaaaattaattttatatcataacgaagggtacaaattcttttcaaatagttttaaagtcaaccattgtgcgcattttcattgaaagtagcatatattcctgtggttaattaacaactaattagtggaccaatttttgacgcttcgttattttgagtgcctatggtatcagtctttaagattctggtctttaaaataaattttatatcttaacgaagggtacaaattcttttcaaatagttttaaagtcaaccgctatgcattatattgtgcgcattttcattgaaaatagcatatattcctgtggttaattcacaactaattagtggaccaatttttgacgcttcgttattttgagtgcctatggtatcagtctttaagattctggtcttaaaaattaattttatatcttaacgaagcgtacaaattcttttcaaatagtttttaagtcaaccgttgtgcgcattttcattgaaagtagcatatcctgtggttaattaacaactaattagtggaccaatttttgacgcttcgttattttgagtgcctttggtatccgtcttaaagattctggttaaaaaaaattattttatatcataacgaagggtacaaattcttttcaaatagtttttaagtcaaccgttgtgcgcattttcattgaaaatagcatatattactgtggttaattaacaattaattagtggaccaatttttcacgcttcgttattttgagtgcctttggtatcagtcttaaagattctggttaaaaaaattaaatttatatcataatgaagggtacaaattcttttcaaatagtttttaagtcaaccgttgtgcgcattttcattgaaagtagcatatattcctgtggttaaacaactaattagtggaccaatttttgacgcttcggtattttgagtgcctatggtatcagtctttaagattctggtcttaaaaataaattttatatcttaacgaagggtacaaattcttttcaaatagttttaaagtcaaccgctatgcattattattgtgcgcattttcattgaaaatagcatatattcctgtggttaattcacaactaattagtggaccaatttttgacgcttcgttattttgagtgcctatggtatcagtctttaagattctggtcttaaacattaattttatatcttaacgaagggtacaaattcttttcaaatagtttttaagtcaaccgttgtgcgcattttcattgaaagtagcatatattcctgtggttaattaacaactaattagtggaccaatttttgacgcttcgttattttgagtgcctttggtatccgtcttaaagattctggttaaaaaaaattattttatatcataacgaagggtacaaattcttttcaaatagtttttaagtcaaccgttgtgcgcattttcattgaaaatagcatattattactgtggttaattaacaattaattagtggaccaatttttcacgcttcgttattttgagtgcctttggtatcagtcttaaagattctggttaaaaaaattaaatttatatcataatgaagggtacaaattcttttcaaatagttttaaagtcaaccattgtgcgcattttcattgaaagtagcatatattcctgtggttaattaacaactaattagtggaccaatttttaacgcttcgttattttgagtgcctatggtatcagtctttaagattctggtcttaaaaataaattttatatcttaacgaagggtacaaattcttttcaaatagttttaaagtcaaccgctatgcattatattgtgcgcattttcattgaaaatagcatatattcctgtggttaattcacaactaattagtggaccaatttttgacgcttcgttattttgagtgcctatggtatcagtctttaagattctggtcttaaaaattaattgtatatcttaacgaagggtacaaattcttttcaaatagttttaaagtcaaccactatgcattatattgtgcgcattttcattgaaaatagcatatattactgtggttaattaacaattaattagtggaccaatttttgacgcttcgttattttgagtgcctatggtatcagtctttaagattctggtcttaaaaattaattttatatcttaacgaagggtacaaattcttttcaaatagtttttaagtcaaccactatgcattatattgtgcgcattttcattgaaaatagcatatattactgtggttaattaacaattaattagtggaccaatttttgacgcttcgttattttgagtgcctatggtatcagtctttaagattctggtcttaaaattaattttatatcttaacgaagggtacaaattcttttcaaatagtttttaagtcaaccgttgtgcgcattttcattgaaaatagcatacattactgtggttaattaacaactaattagtggaccaatttttcatgctttgttattttgagtgcctatggaatcagtcttcaagattctggtcttaaaaattaattttatattttaacgaagggtacaaattcttttcaaatagtttttaagtcaaccgttgtgcgcattttcattgaaaatagcatacattactgtggttaattaacaactaattagtgaaccaatttttgacgcttcgttattttgagtgcctatggtatcagtctttaagattctggtctaaaaaattaattttatatcataacgaagggtacaaattcttttcaatctatgattttgtacaaaacagACGTAATGCAAACAAACTGACTCGGATTTGGCTCGATTGTTTGCGGcccattttttcatttatttttcaattggttaaatataatgttttgcctcaaaataatttatagttaataaataaaaatattatctattaaaaaattgtgttgtattgcttgtactgcaaaattcgtTCGATTAAAATAACGGATTACAGTTTTGAATCGAGCAAAATGCGAAATCTTGTcacctccctgtactgtatgtgttctattTCCCGAATACGCGGCTGGTTTTTCCGGGAATACGCGGCTGGCTATTTCGGGCCCAATACTGTGCTAGCTTCCGTTCGGTCGCACGACTACGTACACCTACCTGCTGCGGGTACAAGGCTGACCCATTTTGTCACACACTCACAGATTGTGTACTGTGTGtcctgtccttactctatggtgtgAGGTGTCGAAACGGATTTTAAAATGGTAAGTTTATTTCTATTCctgtacaaacaatgtttaaaattgTATGCTGTAATTAATGTAAGAGTTTTGTTTCAGTGTTAAATTATCTGGAGGTGACTGTATGTGCAATGTGCAGGTTTAATTTGatcatgaaaataaaaactggCATTCTCcattaattttggttgcaagattttttttttcgggattgtggggcggggggggggggggtgatgttACACACAGgcattaaaaacaacttttaaaattaaaaactgcaGAATTTTATATCTCCTTTTTTATTCTTGGAAAATgtccatatcctgccaccacttgaTCACTAAACTAATGTTTaccaaataaatataatatatctCATTTGAGCAAATTACACTTAcagattaattttaaatttgacattttttatgaTTAACTCACTGTTTCTTACCAGACTTACTGCCGTCTGCCGTCGGgtggagggttacgttatcgcaactatattCAGTCATGACATCAGTAAACGACacgcaaatgtttttttaaacaatattttcttgttttgttttaggcgACCAGTCTGGACCAAACTTTAGGAATGGGTCTGGTGACCTTAGCTGGTGTTATATTTACATACTATACAGTTTGGGTGATATTAATGGTAAGGACGAACTTTGTTTCAAGTCTTTGGGGGACTTTTGTGACGCTacgtggcagcagacttaccaggtaaatccgtTATTCTTGCTTATGTGCGAGCGTTCTCAGAATTACATCAAcgatggacatttacctggtaagtctgtcACAACccagtgttccaaagtctcacattgttaataattttaaaagaataaGAAGATGCAccattttttcaaactttgtttaGAGAAATACCTTTTCCCCTTCCCTGATATAAGATGCTTTGGGTTTTAACAAAGAACtttgactggagtgggacttgaatcaTCAGCCTATAGATatagattaaaggaacacgttgccttggatcggtcgagttggtcattgaaaagcgttctgcaacagtttgttatacaatcggcatggttggaaagatgctgaaaaagtagaatacaatgatctacacaaatatgcctcgaaattgcgtggttttctttttacctcgtcgactaacacggtcggccatttatgggagtcaaatttttgttagttcgcgacgtataatgaaaaccgtgcaatttttagtgatacttgtgtggataattatattctacttttaaaacatctttctaaccatatgcatttcataacaaacggtttcaaacgctttttatagaccaactcgtccgatccaaggcaacatgttccaaCGTGCCAGCATGCACTctaacaactgagctatccatccctatgttggtggtctcctaTGTAAGggggtgtcagtcagaagccatacaaccgttagctGCTATGTAGCCAGGGATCGCACCAAAGTTTACAATGCATTCTGGGATTCAGCatccaggggatcaccttaaggaaTGTGACTTTTTAGTATTAAATATCAAGTAACAAGCCACAAAGGAAAACTGGTCATCGGTATATTACTTGATATCTGATAAGCTTGTTAAATGTTACATAAGggttaatttattttgtactttaaCGAGttctgttttgttcattttataGCCATTTGCAGATAATGATAACATGATTCAACAATTCTTCCTGCCCAGAATCTATGCAATTATAATTCCTTTCATCGCTGGATTAGCTTTATTGACATTCCTAGGTGAGCATGCATTATTTAACAAtgtctttttttcttccaagGGGAAGTGGTTGATTTGGATAAACAAAACTGTTCAGTTTTGTGCAATCTTTATGGGTTCATTAAATTGcttatttgaatgtttttggagctcctggtaaatggggTTTATTGATCAAAAGTGGTCTTCAAGTTATTTGTTTGGCAAATATAAACATTAATTTACTAAGTAAAACACTCCTTTggttattttgattttatttgtttttaaatgatatgcattttttgtttaattacctTTCGATCATTATGGATATAAAATTGCAATTATTTACCTTATAGTACTGAGCAGaaattttttatataatttttcaTAGCGGTATTATGAACGTTTCTACGATGAGCCACTTATGGTGATAAAATCAAGTTCTAATAGCTAGAAATTTTGtgctttccagagttctgtgaaaaaaatcactggcatatgactcgggtgggattcaaacccacgacctttgcaactcctgagcagtgtcttactaacCAATTAAGGTAAATAGTTATGAtacttgttttcttatttttgtcCGCAGGAGTTTTTATTACCATCGTCAtggtaaaaaagaagaaaaccaaGTGATCTACACTACTCAACAAACTGCTCACTCATACAATAAATTGTTGTCAATCTGTTCCTCTTTTTTATACtttgctttaaaatattatgaagttctttgttttgttcaacaTCATTATCAGAGAGTGCCATTCTCTATTTAGCTTAATAATTGTAGCATAAAATCATTAACTCTAAAGTTGTATGTTTAAgatgttatttgttttaaaaaaactccAAAGATTTTAGACATTTTGTTGTTGGACAGCAATTAACTTTATTCGACATACAGCAACCAActggagacttttgaacactaggtggcagcagacttgccaggtaattACCATTGTTAATGTAGTTCTGAgaatgcgcacattaccaagaacaatggattaacCCGGTAAGCATGCTGCCACCCAGCGTCCTAAAAGTTCCACCGCAATCAACGACTGAGTGAACATTATTGATTAACTTTAGGTTAAACAAGGGGCTCCAGtcaaaaagataaatgttatGCTTGGTTTTTAGCAACCAAACACCTTTGggagttattaatattatattttgcCAAACTTGATATAATTTTCAGAATGCTTTCAttgttttaaatcttttcaTCATTGCtatcaaatacattttttttccccacaattTTTAGTTATTTGCTACTGATGTAATACCATTGATGTAGAGCTTGTATTATTGTACCATATTATtatgaataaatgaatttgtaaatttttatttagGAATGTTGTTTATATactgaacttttttgttttgttgtcacagTGTGAGGTTGGGGagataattttaaaaagtgtctttttcaaagatttgttgaaCTGTTAATTCGATAGCATTTTGGGTTGTAGGCTATATATTTTATAACTAGTGGCCATCCTAACACTTCTCCTGCCACCCCCCCCTCACTGAAAGTGAGTTATATGTTTCCATTGCAACTTTTTATATTGAAAGTTCTCAACTTGTAAAGCCTAGGTTCAGGGTAGCACAATTAATTCCAAACCAATCAGAAGTTCTGGGGGTCAGCGGGTCAACTGACATTAACAAATATTTGCGAATTACAATgtaaattctacctccatggtttaatcgACGGTTCATCACTTTCAAAAGAAACATCTGGGCCCAGTTCATAGaaaaaaattctgctaagcaaaacttagcaggataccagtcacaaattatacatgtgacatagcagtttggctggtaaccttattatggtaagcataattttgttgtgcttggcaaCTTTTTGAGTTCAGCATGCAGCTCTatgcatgaaattgggccctggatatTAAAAACGATCCAGATTTGTAGACTCGCCCAGTCCCTCAGCAGAGTCGGCCTCCAACAAGTCGATGTGGCGCCCTCTATTAGCTACTAATAAGAACAAATGGGGACGGTTCCATTAGCTTAAAAGGGTGGATCAGATTGCCACTGACAGGGGCCCCTGAAAGGGACGCACGGAGAGGGACAATTTTAGGATCATGCGAAATTGCTCTTATTAATAATCCCAAAAAGCTTATTCATCATGTTTAATTAATCATGTCTCTTTGTAACACTGtggttttttaaaacaagatttTGAACGCTCACAAAAAGACCTTCCCCCCTTGACAAAATAGGACAGTCCACGTAACCACGGTATCGCCATACAAAAATGGCTTCTTCCGGTCAGCTGTACAAGGAAATGTAAACAACAAACTTGATTGCCAAGATTGCACGATATTTAAAGGTATTTACTGTAGGACTTAGTTACCTATTTGTTTCcaaattaacaaatattttaaggaaGCTAGTGTATCTGGAACTACACGTTTTCCCAGTCAAAACGATTAAAACTTACGATTTGAATttgatgattgattgaatgatttgGCTTCGGCGCTCTATCTTTGCTTTGAGTTTGACCTACCTCCATCCATGGATGGATCGAATCCTACCGGGGTGGGCGGGGcccggggcactatgtggatttggtttttcaGTCCTtgcttgactgcgtgggtttttaCCCAGAGATTAATTCTCTGggtaaaactgaaatttcttcagtgtcttctcaccttgtctagatgctgaaAAGACTTTGACAAGTATTATCATATACGAGATAgatagccccataaatcggtccaatccactccgtatccttggccccagcaccactgatatcaaaacctttcgcttccttgaaaaaccatctgcaatgttctgcatcatgaaacttaccgatctaatgcttcagaagttgcagatagcacTGGTAACTACACGACACTTGGAATCGTTCAAATAGGTATCAAAGATTTCGAGTAAAAATCAAGTGAATTTTgagtgtgaattttctcaactacCACTCTTTTACTGCTAATGCGCGATGCCGATTGTCCCCGACCGTGCGCAGATTTTTTTCTCAGGACAAACGTGtagaattatctgcacacgttcgccctgggaagaaaaaatacccaattAATAGATAGATAGTCTGTAGAACAtgatgtagatgtagatgtagttAGTAGTAGTAGGCCTACGACCgaagatgtaaaaaaaaaaaaattgtaaaggAGTACAGCGTCTCAGTAAAAGAGTAGAGTTTAGTAACAAGTAGAGTTTAGTATAAAAAAAGGAGTTTGGAGGTTGTTTCAATATTCAAAATGTAGCTCTTATTTTAACGTTTACTAAAACTATTCTGACTGGCCCCTAACAGCATGGTTTGTGATTATCCAAAACAGAAAACATGGCAACAGTTTCGGACTCCGGCTGCCCAGCCATCCCACTCAAAGGATTTTGCTACCCTGATTGGTAAAGCCCATCACCAATGGACTCGACGAGGAATCATAGAAATCAACGAGAATCATAAGCTTTTTGAATTATCCCGCTGTATACAGATGGGTATACGAGAGTGTTATGACCCACGACAAATTAATCAGGTAAAGATAGTCCACATCTACTCCTAGAACTTTTTCGGTTTCGTCCgactatcgtctcccgtaacctcataggtttatatctctcacgcgttaaacgatgatggttcaatcattgttcaatgaattttggaatcaaaaATCTctcttcatttttattttaatctcgcaaaaacatatggacatgcgtctgggaaccagacgtctgattcctagacgcgtgtccatatgttttgtacacaaagcagggatcgagtgtttttttaaattctaggACGGACGAACGTGTGCGAAaattctccacgtttgtcctggggaaaaaataatatgcgCACGCTCGTCACGTGCGTGACTTCGCGATGCGTTCGGGAGAGTTCGGGGATAATCAGCATTTGTAGTGTGTTGTTAAAACGTAGTAtttggggactgaattacggtaagaatttataacttttaacattttttgagattgcggagtgggttCTCTGGTCGCCCCCTCGGACATTGAGATATCATGATTGAACCATCATCGTTTGACGTGTGAGAGATATCTTCTCAGATTTATATTTTTTGACATACAAATTATATCTTTCACTTTatagtgaaatgattctcataAGGCTAtacactatcgaaagctgtATTTGTAACCAGGTGAAGTTTTGATTACCATCCATTAATTAACAACCATTTGTTGTGTTTATCTTCAAAGGGAGATGTTCATCTTCAAGATGAAGACTACCAAGAGGAAGTAATTATAACTCTTGTCGAGAATGATCTCAAAAAGGTATTAAATTAAAAGTcaagtagaatttgaaaatttgaataaaGCACAAAgcaatgggggaggggggggaatATTGACAAGCAGTGCATGAAAGGACGCGCTACTGGTCGCGCTGAAAGAGGAATGACCGAAAACCAGACTGGTTCGACAACATTCACTtaaaagaatattaactttggtttaaTCCTTACACTGTTGTGTGTACAAGCACTGTACACTCTGTACTTTTTTGGTCTGTGAAAAATCACAGCCATATTACTTGGTTGCGCTCGAACCCATGACATTTGCAATttaagagcagtgtcttaccaactagaccatccTAGAGGAACAGAactctgggaaagtactgagtaaataGTGCTAACCAACATCAGTggaagggtaaaaccaaaatattaatattttctaTCATCCCCAAAAGAAGTAGCAGAAGGGAGTTCATTTTTCAAACCACCACGGGACGGCCGACCCCTAATGGACTAGAGAgagaatttgaaacaaaatagaCCTTGAAGCTTTGACTTACGGCCCCAGGAGCAGGTGGCAACATACTCCCTTCTGACACTTGAAGTTTAGCCCTCACTTTGAAGTGGCGATCTTcgtaaaaaattataataatttttttttttacagaattggtttgaaTAATAtctgatttttaaaattttatttcttCCCAGCTTTTTGAGTTCAGAAGCTATGCTCCTAAAGTATTTGCCGCAATACGTACCTTGATAGGAGTTACAGAGTCGGATTTTTTGGAGTCACTTTCCCCCTCATCAGGGTTCCCCAAACTCTTCATGGAATTTATCACCTCTTCGAGAAGTGGAATGACCTTCTTTCTGTGGTGAGTTTACAGAAAACTTAAGGACTTttaaagccaaggactctcagaaaagagaacttaatcactgtactagccaagaccTGGATGGAGAGAAGTAGTACtaaagagaagacaaggaaggaaggttaagttttagatgtgggaggaaaaccccagagaatttgTCCAGGGCAAAACCCATGCAGtaaggtagggactgaaaacccaatccacaaaaCCTGGGTCCAAGAGGTGAAACTGAAGGCGAGGAAAGGTACTGTAGAGTTGTtgtacc
This sequence is a window from Asterias rubens chromosome 19, eAstRub1.3, whole genome shotgun sequence. Protein-coding genes within it:
- the LOC117303257 gene encoding dolichol phosphate-mannose biosynthesis regulatory protein-like, with product MATSLDQTLGMGLVTLAGVIFTYYTVWVILMPFADNDNMIQQFFLPRIYAIIIPFIAGLALLTFLGVFITIVMVKKKKTK